The following nucleotide sequence is from Komagataeibacter medellinensis NBRC 3288.
GGCTATATCGGCTACAATGCCGATGGAGGGGAATGGTTCGTTCAGGGGCGCAATACCGGGCAGTGGACGGGTATCGTCATTGCCGACCATACGGCAACACCTGGCGAAGTCGCGAATTTTCAGGCATCTGCTGCGGTACTGGGTAACTACATGCCGCAGTTACGCAATGTTGTTGTTGCGATCGGCGATAGCCGGACGGAAGGTTTCCGCCTGAGCGATGGCACGAACTGGCCTTATCTCATGCAGCGTTTCGCACGCTACCAGAGCTATAATTTTGCCGTCTCCGGTGCGACCAGCAGGCAGATGCTAGGCATGGTGCCAGCTGCCGAGAGCGTAGCAGCAGGGCCAGGCCGACGCGTTGCCGTAGTTTTTGGCGGGTATAACGATCACCTGCCGTTCAATCACATTGCAACGGATGACACGGTCCGTAACCTGTCACAGATTGTCAGCAGGCTGAAAAAAGCGGGTTACCGGGTCGCCATCCTTGATGAGGCCACGACACAGGGCGCGCCAAGACAGGCGGTGCATGCAGCCATCCAGAACGGGACGATTGCCGCCGATATCGAGATCGATCCGTTCGCCCCCGGTGAAAAGCTGACCAATGTGCTGGACCAGACAACGTGGGATGCCGATACGACCCATCCCGCGCAGGCCGGGCACCAGATATTGGCTGATGTGATCTGGAGCCGCATCCAAGGCTTGCTGCGCTAGAACAGATCCTGTTTGAATGCGCGCATTCAAACAGGTGAAGATACCCGTAAAAACATAAACTGGCGCATTTCCATCGAAAACCGGTTCGGTGGAAATGCGTCAGGGCGGGTTTCAGGAAGACGGGACGGGATCTGTCGCGTTAGGCTGGTGTTCCCATGTTCCGAGCAGGAGGTGCATCATGGCACACACGCCTTACCCCCGGCCTTCACCAGATGAAATCACGCCGCGTTCGGTATGGCTGTCACGGCGTACACTGCTGGCCGGGGTGACAATGGGGGTAGCCAGCCGCCTTGTGCCGCGTGCACGGGCGGAAACATTGCATGCACGTCCCGGTCCCTTTCAGGCAGCAGAAAAGCCGACGCCCCTGTCTGATGTCACCCATTACAATAATTTCTATGAATTCGGCCTGGACAAGGGGGACCCTGCCGCCCTTTCGGCCAGTTTCGCCGCGCGGCCGTGGACTCTCTCGGTCGAGGGGCTGGTGGCCCGTCCGCGTGTATGGGACATCGACCAGCTTATTGCCGCGATGCCGATTGAAGAACGCCTGTATCGCATGCGCTGTGTGGAGGCATGGTCCATGGTCATTCCATGGGATGGTTTTCCGCTTTCCAGCCTGCTTGCCCAGGCGGAACCGCTGGGCAGCGCGCGTTATGTCGCCTTTGAATCCGTTGTGCGGCCCGCGCAGATGCCCGGCCAGCGTGGTGGGCTTGATTCGCTGGGATGGCCTTATGTTGAAGGACTGCGACTGGATGAGGCCATGCACCCGCTGACGCTGCTGGCGGTGGGCCTGTACGGGGAAACCCTACCCAACCAGAATGGCGCACCGGTGCGGCTGGTGGTGCCGTGGAAATACGGGTTCAAGGGCATCAAGTCGATCACCCGCATCCGGCTGGTGGAAAAACAGCCGCCTACGACGTGGAACCAGATGAATGCTGATGAATACGGGTTCTTCGCCAACGTCAATCCCGAAGTTGATCACCCGCGCTGGAGTCAGGCATCGGAGCGGGTGATCGGAGCGGGGGGATTTTTGGGGGGTGGGCGGAAGAAAACCCTCATGTTCAATGGTTATGGCGAGCAGGTGGCGGGGCTGTATGGCACCATGGACCTGCGGCGGAATTACTGAGCATGCCCTATCTGTCCGGCACGCGCCGCAACCGCCTGCTTGTGCCATGGCCGGGCGAGACAGGAGCGCTGGGCCTGCTGGGCCTGCTGCCGGCTACCCTCTATTTCTGGTATGGCGCGCATGATGAACTGGGACCGGACCCGGTCAATGTGTTTGAACGCTGGCTGGGACTGTGGGCGGTGCGTTTCCTGCTGGCGGGGCTTGCGGTGACACCACTGCGCGCGCTGACCGGGCTGAACCTGATCCGCTACCGCCGTCTGCTAGGGCTGCTGGCCTTCTGTTACGTGTGCCTGCATGTAGGGGTGTATGTGGGGCTGGACCAGCAGGGCAATATCGGTGTGCTGGTACGCGACGTGACGCAGCGCCCATTCCTTATGGTCGGGTTTGCCGCCTTCATGCTGCTGGTGCCGCTGGCGGCTACGTCCAATCGTGCGTCCATGCGCTATCTTGGTAGGCGATGGGGCAGGCTGCACCGGCTGGTCTATGTGGTGGCCGGGCTTGCAGCCGTGCATTTTCTCATGGCGTTCAAGACCTATAATGCCACCAGTGTCAGCTATGCTGCCCTACTGATGGCCATGGTGGCATGGCGGGGCTGGGCTGCGTGGGGCAGGTGGCGCGCACGGACCTGAACCGGCGGTCCCGGTATCAGGCACGTGCGGCCGGTATGCCACCCAGGTTGCGTATCCGACGGTGCAGGGTCGAGCGACTGATGCCCAGCATGCGCGCGGCCACCGCCACCTTGCCGCGTGCGCTGGCCAGTGCGGCCTGGATGGCTGCGGTCTGTGCATCACGCAACGGGGTGGTGGGGCGGGGGGCTGTCGTATCATCCAGCAGGCACAGGTTGACATCCTGTGCGGGGGCAATGCCCATCTGCATGCGCGCGGCAAAGGTGGCGCCCACGACATGGCGCTCGCGGTCCAGAGCTACCATGGGCACTGATGATCCCAGTGCCGCCCCCAGCAGCATGATCGCATGGCCGCGGTAGCGGTCCATGAAGCAGGTCCGTTCGATCTGGCGCGCCGCCTGCAACAGGGCGGAGGCGATCAGTGCACCCAGGGTACCTTCTGGCGTGGGGTGGAACGAACTGGCGTTCAGGCATGCGGCCATGCGGCCTGAAGGGTCATAGACCGGGGTGGCCACGCCCGCCAGCCCATGCAGCCCGCTGCGCCAGTGCTGGTTGCGGTGCACGCTCACGCTGCGCTGTTCGGCCAGACAGGTGCCAATACCGTTGGTGCCGGTATGGCGTTCATGCCACACGGCGCCGGGCCAGAAATGCCAGCGGCGGCACCCGCGCCGCAGCGGGAGCGCCGTGCGGTGATCCAGTACCACGCCTTCGGTATCGGCCAGCATGGCCGTATAGCCCACCGGTTCCAGCGCCGCATGCAGCAGGTCCAGTTCGGGGGCGGCAAAATGCATGATGCGCCCAGCATGCTGGGCACACTGCCGCAGTTCGGCACCCGACAGAACGCTGGGTAGCATCGGAGTGGCCGGGTTCAGCGCGTATTCGTGCTGGCAGCGCTGCCATGAAGCTTCAAGTCCCGTACCAGTCCCGGCAAGGGTGGCAAGGGGGGGAGCGGAAAACAGGAAACGGGAGCCATGCGACATGCTGGTTCTTCAGGTTGGGATAAATGGATGGGATACAGGTAATAGAGCTTGCCGCATGTCGCAGTTTCGCGACACTTCGTACCATCCCTTTCACATGGACGTGAAACATCCCTACCGCGTTGTTGCCCGGATGGCGGCAAAGCGTGTGTGCTGCCCCCAGCCCGCCATATGCCAGCATGCATGAGGGGCGGAGGCAGAAAGAACAGGGGAACACCCATGCAAATAGCGCGTGAAACGCTGCTGCGCTCATACCGGTCGATGCGTACCATCCGTATGTTTGAAGAGCGCCTGCATGTTGAATTCGCAACCGGCGAAATACCCGGCTTCGTGCACCTGTACTGCGGCGAGGAAGCCTCGGCTGTGGGCGTGTGCGCCAACCTGACCGATAACGATACCATTGCCAGTACCCATCGTGGCCACGGGCACTGCATTGCCAAGGGCGTGGGGGTTGCGGGCATGATGGCCGAGATCTATGGCCGCAGCACCGGCGTGTGCCGGGGCAAGGGCGGGTCAATGCATATTGCCGACCTGACCTGTGGCATGCTGGGGGCCAACGGCATTGTGGGCGGCGGCCCGCCGCTGATCTGTGGTGCCGCCCTGTCGCACAAGACGCTGGGTGATGGCGCGGTGGCCGTTGCCTTCTATGGCGATGGCGCCTCTAACGAGGGCACAACGCTTGAAAGCCTGAACCTTGCCAGCGTCTGGCAGTTGCCCGCCGTGTTCGTGGTGGAAGATAATGGCTATGGCGAGGCCACGGCTGCATCCTATGCCTGTGCCGGTAGTCAGAAGGCGCGGGCAGCGGCCTTCGGTATGCCCTATATCGAGTGTGACGGCTCGGACTATTTTGCCGTGCACCAGGCGGCGGGCGAAGCGATTGCCCATGCACGCGGTGGCAACGGCCCGGCTATGCTGCATGTGCACCTGCAACGCTGGTATGGCCATTTTGAAGGCGATGCCATGACCTATCGTGCCCCCGATGAGGTGGCCGAGGCCCGGCGTGACCATGACTGCCTCAAGCTGTTCCGCGACCGCGTGACCCAGGCGGGCCTGTTCGAGGGCAGCGCACTGGACGAGGTGGATGCCGCCGTAGCCGATGAGATCGAGGCCGCCGTCATCCGTGCCAAGAATGACCCGCTGCCCCAGGCGCCCGATCTGATGGCTGATGTCTACGTCCGTTACTGAGCAGGCCCCCAGAAGCAGGAAGGAAACGTACAATGAGCAAGAAAAGCTTTCGGCAGGCGATCAATGAAGCCCTACGGCAGGAAATGCGCCGCGACCCCACTGTCATCCTGATGGGCGAGGACGTGGCCGGTGGCCGTGGTGGCTCTGCGGGTGTAACGGACGCCTGGGGCGGTGTGCTGGGTGTAACCAAGGGGTTGTATGAGGAGTTTGGCGCAACCCGCGTGCTCGACACTCCCATTACTGAAGCCTCGTATATCGGTGCCGCGGCAGGTGCCGCAGTCACCGGCCTGCGCCCGGTGGCAGAACTGATGTTTGTGGATTTTGTCGGCTGTTGCCTTGACCAGATCATGAATCAGGCCGCTAAGTTCCGCTACATGTTTGGCGGCAAGGCACGCACGCCGCTGGTCATCCGCGCCATGTATGGCGCGGGCTTCAATGCTGCTGCCCAGCACAGTCAGGCGCTGTACCCGCTGTTTACCCACATACCAGGGCTGAAGGTCGTCATCCCGTCCTCCCCCTACGAGGCAAAGGGCCTGCTGATTTCGGCCATACGCGATGATGACCCGGTCATCTTCCTTGAAAATAAAGTGATGTATGATGAGGAGGAGGACGTGCCCGACGAGGCCTATACCATTCCCTTTGGCGAAGCCAACCTGACACGGGAGGGCGATGACGTGACCATTGTCGCCTTCGGCCGCATGGTGGGCATGGCCAACCAGGCCGCCGACCGGCTGGAAAAGAAGGGCATCAGCTGCACGGTCATTGACCCGCGCACCACATCGCCCCTTGACCGCGACACCATTTTGGAATGCGTGGCCGATACCGGGCGGCTGGTGATTGTTGATGAATCCAGCCCGCGCTGCAACATGGCGACCGACATCGCGGCCCTGGTGGCGGAAGAAGCATTCGATACCCTGCGCGCGCCCATCCGCCGCGTGGTGCCACCGCACACACCGGTTCCCTTCGCCACGGTGCTCGAAAGCCTTTACATGCCCAATGTGGAGAAGATCGAGGCTGCCGTCACCGCCACCATGAACCATCGCGTAGCGGAGAAAGTCTGACATGGCACAGAACATCACCCCCATCACTATGCCCAAATTCGGTCTTGCCATGACCGAAGGCAAGATTGCCGGCTGGCTGGTCGAACCCGGCGCCACCATTACGGCGGGCGAGGAACTGGTTGATATCGAGACCAGCAAGATCACCAACACGTTTGAAAGTCCGCTGGCGGGTACATTCCGCCGGCAGGTTGCGGCCAATGGCGAAATGCTGCCCGTTGGCGCGCTGATTGGTGTTGTGGCCGATACGGCCGTGACGGATGCGGATATCGATGCGTTCGTAACCCGCTTTCAGGCGGAGTTTGCCGAAAATGCGGGAACGGCGGAAGGCGCGGAGACTACCGATGAGCCGGTTATGGTCACGGTAGGCGAGCATACCCTGCGCGTGCATGAACGGGGCGAGGGGGATGAGGCCCCGCTTGTGCTCATCCACGGTTTTGGCGGCGACCTGAAGAACTGGATGTTCAACCATGCGGCTCTGGCGCATGGGCGGCGTGTCATTGCCTTCGACCTGCCGGGACATGGTGGCTCATCGAAGGATGTGGGACCGGGCACGCTGGAGTTCTTTGCAGGTGTAACCATTCAGTTACTCGATCATCTCGACCTGTCGCGCGTGCATGTCATGGGTCATTCACTGGGTGGTGGCATTGCGCTCACGCTTGCGCGCATGGCCCCGCAGCGTGTGGCCTCGCTCGTGCTGGTTGCCCCCGCAGGCATGGGGCGGCAGATCAACATGGATTTCATCAACGGCTTCATCGAAGCCGACCGGGTGCGTGCCCTGCAGGATGTGCTGAAATACCTAGTGCATGACAAATCCCTGATCGGTCGGCGCATGGCCGATGACGTGCTGCGTTACAAGCGGCTGGACGGGGCGGAGGCGGCGCTGCGTACGATCGCGGCCGCCTGTTTCCCCGCAGGCCAGCAGGCTGATGACCTGCGCCCCGATATCGAGACCGCTGACATGCCTGTTACCCTGATCTGGGGGCAGGTGGATGAAATCCTGCCTGCCACACAGGCTGAGGGCCTGCCCGCCGCTATTACCCGTCACATGATGGCCGATACGGGGCACATGCCCCAGCTTGAGGCCGCCACGGCGGTCAACACGATTGTGGAAGAGTTCATCAAAGCAAAAGTCGCCACGTCGTAACGTAATAAACGCTGAGGAAAATGTACGGAGGGGAAAGGCCATGCAGGCCTTTCCTCTTTTTTCATGCACGCGATAAGCGTTTTTAAAAAAGAATATCCGCACTGTTCACGGCCGTACGGCCATGCACCTGCGCATTTGGCCCGATGGGTATGGTCAGTGGGTGTGGTCACCAGAAGGTGTGCAGTCCGTACTTGCACTGTTGTGGTCATTATGCGTTCACTTGGATCAAGGCAAAGCAAGAATGGCCGGGCTGGCATGCCAGTAACGGGACAGGAATAACAATAATGTTTGTCGGGATTGATCTGGGTACTTCCGGCCTCAAGGCCGTATTGGTTGATGAAGCGCAGCGTGTCGTCGCCAGCTACACGCACCCCCTGCATGTCAGTTCCCCCCATCCGGGATGGAACGAACAGCCGCCCGAGGACTGGTGGATTGCCCTGCTCGCCGCCATGGATGCGCTTGTGGCGGCACATCCGCGTGAGATGTCGGCGGTCAGGGGCATCGGCCTTTCCGGCCAGCAGCATGGTGCTGTGCTGCTGGGTAAGGGCGGGAGCGTGCTGCGTCCATGCATTTTATGGAACGATGTGCGCGCCGTGGCACAATGCCGGGAATTCGAACGCCGTTTTCCAGAATTCCGGCAGGTATGCGGCAACATCGCCATGCCCGGTTTTACCGCGCCCAAGCTGATATGGGTGGCTGAGCATGAACCGGATGTGTTCCGTGCCATCCGCCATGTCCTGCTGCCCAAGGCATGGTTGCGTTACCGCATGACGGGCGAGATGATCGAGGATATGTCGGACGCATCGGGTTCGCTATGGCTGGATGTGGGCCATCGCTGCTGGTCAGACGGGGCGCTGGCAGCCTGTGGGCTTGAGCGCAACGCCATGCCGGCACTGGTGGAGGGTACGGCACCGGCAGGCGCGCTGGATGCCGATCTTGCGCGCCGTTGGGGCATGAAGGTCCGCCCCGTACTGGCGGGTGGTGCCGGGGACAATGCGGCGGGTGCCGTGGGACTGGGGGCGGTCACGCCGGGTTCGTCCTTCCTTTCTCTTGGTACATCGGGCGTGCTGTGGATCACGACGGAGCGCTTCCGGCCGCACCCGCAGGGGGGGATTCACGCTTTCTGCCATGCGGTGCCCGATATGTGGCACCAGATGGGGGTTACGCTGTCGGCTGCGTCTTCACTGGCGTGGTGGGCACGCACGACCGGCATGAACGAGGCGGCTTTGCTGGCGGAACTACCTACTGAAATTACCCGGCCTTCCCCCGTGATCTTCCTGCCTTACCTGTCGGGGGAGCGCACGCCGCATAATGACGGACGTATCCGGGGCGTCTTTGCTGGCCTGTCGCATGGTACCACGCGCGCGGACATGACGCAGGCGGTGCTGGAAGGGGTGGCGTTCTCTTTCCGTGATGTGGTGGATGTGCTGGCGGCGGCGGGATCTGTGGTACACGAAGCGGATGTGATCGGTGGTGGCTCGAACAGCCGCGCATGGGTGTCCATCCTGGCCAACGTGACCGGCCTGTCGCTGCACCGTCTGGCGCATGGGGCGCAGGGAGGCGCGTTTGGCGCGGCGCGCCTGGCCCGCCTTGCGGTAACGGGGGAGACGGTGGGCAGCGTATGCCTGCCACAGGCGCGTGAGGAAACGCTGGTGCCGGACCCGCAGGTCAGTCCCGCATATGCGGCCCCGTTGGCACGCTATCGCGCACTTTATCCCGCCGTGCGTAGTGCAATGGAAACGCCGTCTGCCTGAAGGGCAGCTCCGCCTCCCCATGATCCCTATCCTGAGCAGAGCAAAAGGTTGTTATAGCGGGAGGGTCTACCCCCTTCGGGCAAGAATATGGAAATGGATCAACCAGTATGAAGACAGACCTGCTTTCCTCAATTTTCCATCGGCACACGGGTGCTGCTGTGCTGCTGGCGCTGCTGGTGCCAGCAGCCGGGTATGCTGCCGACAGCGTTGATCATGGGGCGGCGGCA
It contains:
- the msrP gene encoding protein-methionine-sulfoxide reductase catalytic subunit MsrP yields the protein MAHTPYPRPSPDEITPRSVWLSRRTLLAGVTMGVASRLVPRARAETLHARPGPFQAAEKPTPLSDVTHYNNFYEFGLDKGDPAALSASFAARPWTLSVEGLVARPRVWDIDQLIAAMPIEERLYRMRCVEAWSMVIPWDGFPLSSLLAQAEPLGSARYVAFESVVRPAQMPGQRGGLDSLGWPYVEGLRLDEAMHPLTLLAVGLYGETLPNQNGAPVRLVVPWKYGFKGIKSITRIRLVEKQPPTTWNQMNADEYGFFANVNPEVDHPRWSQASERVIGAGGFLGGGRKKTLMFNGYGEQVAGLYGTMDLRRNY
- the xylB gene encoding xylulokinase, whose amino-acid sequence is MFVGIDLGTSGLKAVLVDEAQRVVASYTHPLHVSSPHPGWNEQPPEDWWIALLAAMDALVAAHPREMSAVRGIGLSGQQHGAVLLGKGGSVLRPCILWNDVRAVAQCREFERRFPEFRQVCGNIAMPGFTAPKLIWVAEHEPDVFRAIRHVLLPKAWLRYRMTGEMIEDMSDASGSLWLDVGHRCWSDGALAACGLERNAMPALVEGTAPAGALDADLARRWGMKVRPVLAGGAGDNAAGAVGLGAVTPGSSFLSLGTSGVLWITTERFRPHPQGGIHAFCHAVPDMWHQMGVTLSAASSLAWWARTTGMNEAALLAELPTEITRPSPVIFLPYLSGERTPHNDGRIRGVFAGLSHGTTRADMTQAVLEGVAFSFRDVVDVLAAAGSVVHEADVIGGGSNSRAWVSILANVTGLSLHRLAHGAQGGAFGAARLARLAVTGETVGSVCLPQAREETLVPDPQVSPAYAAPLARYRALYPAVRSAMETPSA
- the msrQ gene encoding protein-methionine-sulfoxide reductase heme-binding subunit MsrQ → MPYLSGTRRNRLLVPWPGETGALGLLGLLPATLYFWYGAHDELGPDPVNVFERWLGLWAVRFLLAGLAVTPLRALTGLNLIRYRRLLGLLAFCYVCLHVGVYVGLDQQGNIGVLVRDVTQRPFLMVGFAAFMLLVPLAATSNRASMRYLGRRWGRLHRLVYVVAGLAAVHFLMAFKTYNATSVSYAALLMAMVAWRGWAAWGRWRART
- a CDS encoding thiamine pyrophosphate-dependent dehydrogenase E1 component subunit alpha — translated: MQIARETLLRSYRSMRTIRMFEERLHVEFATGEIPGFVHLYCGEEASAVGVCANLTDNDTIASTHRGHGHCIAKGVGVAGMMAEIYGRSTGVCRGKGGSMHIADLTCGMLGANGIVGGGPPLICGAALSHKTLGDGAVAVAFYGDGASNEGTTLESLNLASVWQLPAVFVVEDNGYGEATAASYACAGSQKARAAAFGMPYIECDGSDYFAVHQAAGEAIAHARGGNGPAMLHVHLQRWYGHFEGDAMTYRAPDEVAEARRDHDCLKLFRDRVTQAGLFEGSALDEVDAAVADEIEAAVIRAKNDPLPQAPDLMADVYVRY
- a CDS encoding acetoin dehydrogenase dihydrolipoyllysine-residue acetyltransferase subunit, whose translation is MAQNITPITMPKFGLAMTEGKIAGWLVEPGATITAGEELVDIETSKITNTFESPLAGTFRRQVAANGEMLPVGALIGVVADTAVTDADIDAFVTRFQAEFAENAGTAEGAETTDEPVMVTVGEHTLRVHERGEGDEAPLVLIHGFGGDLKNWMFNHAALAHGRRVIAFDLPGHGGSSKDVGPGTLEFFAGVTIQLLDHLDLSRVHVMGHSLGGGIALTLARMAPQRVASLVLVAPAGMGRQINMDFINGFIEADRVRALQDVLKYLVHDKSLIGRRMADDVLRYKRLDGAEAALRTIAAACFPAGQQADDLRPDIETADMPVTLIWGQVDEILPATQAEGLPAAITRHMMADTGHMPQLEAATAVNTIVEEFIKAKVATS
- a CDS encoding alpha-ketoacid dehydrogenase subunit beta; its protein translation is MSKKSFRQAINEALRQEMRRDPTVILMGEDVAGGRGGSAGVTDAWGGVLGVTKGLYEEFGATRVLDTPITEASYIGAAAGAAVTGLRPVAELMFVDFVGCCLDQIMNQAAKFRYMFGGKARTPLVIRAMYGAGFNAAAQHSQALYPLFTHIPGLKVVIPSSPYEAKGLLISAIRDDDPVIFLENKVMYDEEEDVPDEAYTIPFGEANLTREGDDVTIVAFGRMVGMANQAADRLEKKGISCTVIDPRTTSPLDRDTILECVADTGRLVIVDESSPRCNMATDIAALVAEEAFDTLRAPIRRVVPPHTPVPFATVLESLYMPNVEKIEAAVTATMNHRVAEKV
- a CDS encoding helix-turn-helix domain-containing protein: MSHGSRFLFSAPPLATLAGTGTGLEASWQRCQHEYALNPATPMLPSVLSGAELRQCAQHAGRIMHFAAPELDLLHAALEPVGYTAMLADTEGVVLDHRTALPLRRGCRRWHFWPGAVWHERHTGTNGIGTCLAEQRSVSVHRNQHWRSGLHGLAGVATPVYDPSGRMAACLNASSFHPTPEGTLGALIASALLQAARQIERTCFMDRYRGHAIMLLGAALGSSVPMVALDRERHVVGATFAARMQMGIAPAQDVNLCLLDDTTAPRPTTPLRDAQTAAIQAALASARGKVAVAARMLGISRSTLHRRIRNLGGIPAARA